One region of Cerasicoccus sp. TK19100 genomic DNA includes:
- a CDS encoding ribonucleoside-diphosphate reductase subunit alpha — MITNFSFDEDIALKRIVATPADQKQRFNWREVVVEDVKHPDVKVELAGEEREFELAEVAEIIGNALTDLMLSREENEIFTDQNQAFVAQIAKEVGENIARQISGKGDITLTDLDINLIIEKALIEHDAHDVARSLVAQRRNGVAGADEPEPVNVRLIRRNRQVVPWDQNKVEVAVRKSFLSQHLDSTPAVPVSRGVTERVRNLGESFIHIEQVQDIVQEELMRQGHFKVAESYILYRAHRRRLREQQAEAAADDSRQDSMIMLTAKDGSTEFWDPAELRKRIDFASIGLDLCLTKDQIESELRRSLYAEMTREDLRSTIILNAKSLIEKDADFSKFAGRILLSYIYEEVLDWDIVRDGIEGLKSAHRLYFKSCLKRGVELDRLDKRLLDYDLDRLADALDPSADLDFDYLGISTMYDRYLIIDKSRKEAKRLETPQLFWMRVSMGLFIDEKEDREGWVCRLYNLYKSRRFCSSTPTLFNSGTTHSQLSSCYLYKVDDSIESIMHRGIAENAFLSKWAGGLGGSWTAVRGTGSYIKGTNGESQGVIPFLKLHNDQLVAVNQGGKRRGSGCAYLETWHNDILDFLELRRNVGDERRRTHDMNTANWIPDLFMKRMEQRGEWTLFRSNEAKELHDLYGKAFEEKYLEYEAKAEAGEVWGHTLKAIDLWKNMLRMLFETGHPWITFKDPCNVRSPQDHVGVIHSSNLCTEITLNTSEDETAVCNLGSVVLDSHLDADGNIDLEKLRDTIQVAVRALDNVIDINFYPTKAAATSNGRHRPIGLGVMGVQNALYIKDIPFASEGAVEFNDEFMEAIAYYAYEASSDLAAERGSYSTFKGSKWDRGLMPGDTLDMLESERGLEIDVPRGGKMDWDSLRSKINAQGMRNSNVLAIAPTATISNIMGTSPCIEPYYKNFYVKSNLGGDFVVLNHHLVRDLKKIGLWTDEVLDQLKYFDGELENIDSIPDDIKEKYTTAFGIGYEWFIDAAARRQKWIDQSQSVNLFLKTPDLKTLSHMYRAAWRKGLKTTYYLRTLGASNIEKATTSVKKEVRGIAGKAEETPAAEAPKKQYTEEEVKACSLDALMNGGECEACQ; from the coding sequence ATGATCACTAATTTTTCTTTTGATGAAGATATCGCCCTGAAGCGCATTGTCGCCACACCCGCCGACCAGAAGCAGCGCTTTAATTGGCGCGAGGTCGTTGTCGAAGATGTTAAGCACCCCGATGTTAAGGTTGAGCTCGCTGGCGAAGAGCGTGAGTTTGAGCTCGCCGAAGTGGCCGAAATTATTGGCAACGCGCTTACCGACCTCATGCTTTCGCGTGAGGAAAACGAAATTTTCACCGACCAGAATCAGGCTTTCGTTGCGCAGATTGCCAAGGAAGTGGGCGAGAACATTGCGCGCCAGATCTCGGGCAAGGGCGACATCACGCTGACCGATCTCGACATCAACCTGATCATTGAAAAAGCCCTCATCGAGCACGACGCGCATGACGTCGCGCGCAGCCTCGTGGCGCAGCGCCGCAATGGCGTGGCTGGTGCCGATGAGCCCGAGCCGGTCAATGTGCGCCTGATCCGCCGCAACCGCCAAGTGGTGCCGTGGGATCAGAACAAGGTCGAAGTCGCCGTGCGCAAGTCCTTCCTTTCGCAGCATCTTGACTCCACTCCGGCGGTTCCGGTTTCGCGTGGTGTTACCGAGCGCGTTCGCAACCTCGGCGAGTCATTTATCCACATCGAGCAGGTGCAGGACATCGTGCAGGAGGAGCTGATGCGCCAAGGCCATTTCAAGGTCGCTGAGTCGTATATTCTCTATCGCGCGCACCGTCGCCGCCTCCGCGAGCAACAAGCCGAAGCCGCCGCCGACGACAGCCGCCAGGACTCCATGATCATGCTGACGGCCAAGGACGGCAGCACCGAATTCTGGGACCCGGCCGAGCTCCGCAAGCGCATCGACTTTGCCTCCATCGGCCTCGACCTCTGCCTGACCAAGGACCAGATCGAGTCCGAGCTGCGCCGCTCGCTCTATGCGGAAATGACCCGCGAAGACCTGCGCAGCACGATCATTCTCAACGCCAAGAGCCTCATCGAAAAGGACGCCGACTTCTCGAAGTTTGCGGGCCGTATTTTGCTGAGCTACATTTACGAAGAAGTGCTTGACTGGGACATCGTTCGCGACGGCATCGAAGGCCTCAAGTCCGCGCATCGTCTTTACTTCAAGAGCTGCCTCAAGCGCGGCGTGGAGCTGGACCGCCTCGACAAGCGTCTGCTCGACTACGATCTGGACCGCCTCGCCGACGCCCTCGATCCGTCGGCCGACCTCGACTTCGACTACCTCGGCATTTCAACGATGTATGATCGTTACCTGATCATCGACAAATCCCGCAAGGAGGCCAAGCGCCTCGAAACACCGCAGCTCTTCTGGATGCGTGTGTCGATGGGCCTCTTCATTGACGAAAAGGAAGATCGCGAAGGCTGGGTCTGCCGCCTTTACAATCTCTACAAGAGCCGCCGCTTCTGCTCATCTACGCCGACGTTGTTTAATTCCGGCACGACGCACAGCCAGCTTTCGTCCTGCTACCTTTACAAGGTCGATGACTCCATCGAGTCCATCATGCACCGCGGCATTGCCGAGAACGCCTTCCTCTCCAAGTGGGCCGGTGGTCTGGGTGGTTCGTGGACCGCGGTTCGTGGCACCGGTTCCTATATCAAGGGCACCAACGGCGAAAGCCAGGGCGTGATTCCGTTCCTCAAGTTGCACAACGACCAGCTCGTCGCGGTTAACCAGGGCGGCAAGCGTCGCGGCTCCGGCTGCGCCTATCTGGAAACGTGGCACAACGACATCCTCGACTTCCTGGAACTGCGCCGCAACGTCGGTGACGAGCGCCGCCGCACGCACGACATGAACACCGCGAATTGGATTCCAGACTTGTTCATGAAGCGCATGGAGCAGCGTGGTGAGTGGACCCTGTTCCGCTCCAACGAAGCCAAAGAGCTGCACGACCTTTACGGTAAGGCCTTCGAGGAAAAGTATCTCGAATACGAAGCCAAGGCCGAGGCCGGCGAAGTTTGGGGCCACACCCTGAAGGCGATCGACTTGTGGAAAAACATGCTCCGCATGCTTTTCGAAACCGGTCATCCATGGATCACCTTTAAGGACCCGTGCAACGTGCGTTCGCCACAGGATCACGTGGGCGTTATCCACAGCTCCAACCTGTGCACCGAGATCACGCTCAATACTTCCGAAGACGAAACCGCCGTTTGTAACCTCGGCTCGGTCGTCCTCGACAGCCACCTCGACGCCGATGGCAACATCGACCTCGAAAAGCTGCGCGACACGATCCAGGTTGCGGTCCGTGCGTTGGACAACGTCATCGACATCAACTTCTACCCGACGAAGGCCGCTGCTACCTCCAATGGTCGCCACCGCCCGATCGGCCTGGGGGTCATGGGTGTGCAGAACGCGCTTTACATCAAAGACATTCCGTTCGCCTCCGAAGGTGCCGTTGAGTTTAACGACGAGTTCATGGAAGCCATTGCCTACTACGCCTATGAGGCATCGAGCGATCTGGCCGCCGAGCGTGGCAGCTACTCGACCTTTAAGGGCTCCAAGTGGGATCGCGGCCTGATGCCCGGTGACACCCTGGACATGCTTGAGTCCGAGCGCGGCCTGGAGATCGATGTTCCCCGTGGTGGCAAGATGGACTGGGATTCGCTGCGCTCCAAGATCAACGCGCAGGGTATGCGCAACTCCAACGTGCTGGCCATCGCGCCAACCGCGACCATCTCGAACATCATGGGCACTAGCCCCTGCATCGAGCCTTACTACAAGAACTTCTACGTGAAGAGCAACCTGGGCGGTGACTTCGTGGTGCTGAACCACCACCTCGTTCGCGACCTGAAGAAGATCGGGCTCTGGACCGATGAAGTGCTCGACCAACTGAAGTACTTCGATGGCGAACTCGAAAACATCGACAGCATTCCGGACGACATTAAGGAGAAATACACGACCGCCTTTGGTATTGGCTACGAGTGGTTTATCGACGCGGCTGCGCGTCGCCAAAAGTGGATCGACCAATCCCAGAGCGTGAACCTCTTCTTGAAAACACCAGACCTCAAGACGCTTTCTCACATGTATCGCGCAGCTTGGCGCAAGGGCCTGAAGACCACTTACTACCTGCGCACGCTGGGTGCCTCCAATATCGAGAAGGCCACCACGAGCGTGAAGAAGGAAGTGCGCGGCATCGCCGGCAAGGCAGAGGAAACTCCTGCCGCCGAAGCGCCCAAGAAGCAATACACCGAAGAAGAGGTAAAGGCCTGCAGCCTCGACGCCCTGATGAACGGCGGCGAATGCGAAGCCTGCCAATAA